One Streptomyces sp. RerS4 DNA segment encodes these proteins:
- a CDS encoding BTAD domain-containing putative transcriptional regulator yields the protein MRFGVLGQLAVWTSEGTPVRVPELKVRTLLASLLVDAGRPVATHRLIDDLWGEEPPGNPTRALQAKVSQLRRALDEAEPGARDLVESQAPGYVLRAPDGALDSAAFTALAARARAAAEPAVRASLFADALAVWRGPAFADFEEDPFTRAAANRLEEERLVVREEHAEARLALGEHAQLVGELAELVARHPLRERLRAAHLRALYRAGRQSEALAGYEDLRARLAEDLGLDPSPALTALQRAILTQDPELAAPRPDATPSVPAPRTVPVSPTPAAPRTNLPAALSPLLGRDQAVAAVRELVAGRRLVTLTGPGGVGKTRLAIETAAGLDPDAFRDGIWLVELAGVGANPARRPEADEAAPPGRAAPTGVAPPGSRTTEVAEAVAGALGIRDDAVWGLVPAEQRRLTAGQRLAATLRDRELLLVLDNCEHLVDEVAELAELLLRTAPGLRILTTSQEALALAGETLWTVPTLELQAAVELFTARAAATAPGFALQADNRESVEAICARLDGIPLALELAATRVRALGVRGVLDRLDDRFRLLSSGRRGAPARQQTLRAVIDWSWELLGAPERAVLRRLAVHAEGCTLEAAEEVCAGEDIDPADVLDLLARLVDRSLLALTPTPAGPRYRLLESVAAYCAERLTEAGEERPVRARHLAHHLALAERAAPALLAAGQRDWLERLDTEAANLRAALAHALTLAGGVDGAGTVDGVNGVNAVNGPGSATPAGANALNGVNRVDGVNAVKAGTAQDGPADAALRLVRALSWYWVLRGRLGEGRRFLEAALAAPGEATPALRARVEVLRTGFAIMAGEGADRADRIRRSLRPYEDQRIGTAHDLAHARWFLGHALCGTGDLTSGRDLTERSLEGFAAARDDWGTAAALADRSAQRLLAGDLDGAARDGTRSAALFAELGDGAARLWSVYPLAMLAEIHGDYPEATRLRREGLDSAEHLGLTTQAADLLSGLGRGALLTGDLDAARDLHERSRRLAAEQGFQAGEINAVLGLGLGARRAGDLDEAEAHMRRVLDWHRSVGLDGANALVLAELGYAAELRGDAEAALALQEEGLAMARTTGDPRALALALEGLSGAHALAGRHTTAAALLGAADAARRSAGAPLPPAERADVDRITTAAHTALGPTAFKEAYDRGAGLPAPTAYSDLVTRSRTTGWPSRC from the coding sequence ATGCGATTCGGGGTGCTGGGACAGCTGGCCGTGTGGACGAGCGAGGGAACGCCCGTCAGGGTTCCCGAACTGAAGGTGCGGACCCTCCTCGCCTCCCTCCTGGTCGACGCCGGCCGCCCCGTCGCCACCCACCGCCTCATCGACGACCTGTGGGGCGAGGAACCCCCCGGCAACCCCACCCGCGCCCTCCAGGCGAAGGTCTCCCAACTGCGCCGCGCCCTGGACGAAGCCGAACCCGGCGCCCGCGACCTCGTGGAGTCCCAGGCCCCCGGCTACGTCCTGCGCGCCCCCGACGGCGCCCTCGACAGCGCCGCCTTCACCGCCCTCGCCGCCCGCGCCCGCGCCGCCGCCGAGCCGGCCGTACGCGCCTCCCTGTTCGCCGACGCCCTCGCCGTCTGGCGCGGCCCCGCCTTCGCCGACTTCGAGGAAGACCCCTTCACCCGCGCCGCCGCCAACCGCCTGGAGGAGGAACGGCTCGTCGTACGCGAGGAACACGCCGAGGCCCGCCTCGCACTCGGCGAACACGCGCAGCTCGTCGGGGAACTCGCCGAACTCGTCGCCCGCCACCCCCTGCGCGAACGGCTGCGCGCCGCCCACCTGCGCGCCCTTTACCGCGCGGGCCGCCAGAGCGAGGCCCTGGCCGGCTACGAGGACCTGCGCGCCCGCCTCGCCGAGGACCTCGGCCTCGACCCCAGCCCCGCCCTGACCGCCCTCCAGCGGGCCATCCTCACGCAGGACCCCGAACTCGCCGCCCCGCGCCCGGACGCGACCCCCTCCGTGCCCGCGCCCCGGACCGTCCCCGTATCCCCGACCCCCGCCGCGCCCCGCACCAACCTCCCCGCCGCCCTCTCCCCACTGCTGGGCCGCGACCAGGCCGTGGCGGCCGTCCGCGAACTCGTCGCCGGCCGGCGCCTGGTCACCCTCACCGGCCCCGGCGGCGTCGGCAAGACCCGCCTCGCCATCGAGACGGCCGCCGGCCTCGACCCGGACGCCTTCCGCGACGGCATCTGGCTCGTGGAACTCGCCGGCGTCGGCGCCAACCCCGCCCGCCGCCCGGAGGCCGACGAGGCCGCCCCGCCCGGCCGGGCCGCCCCCACCGGCGTGGCGCCTCCCGGGTCCCGTACCACAGAGGTCGCCGAGGCCGTCGCCGGGGCGCTGGGCATCCGCGACGACGCCGTCTGGGGCCTCGTCCCCGCCGAACAGCGGCGCCTGACGGCCGGGCAACGCCTGGCCGCCACCCTGCGCGACCGCGAGCTGCTCCTCGTACTCGACAACTGCGAGCACCTCGTGGACGAGGTCGCCGAACTCGCCGAACTGCTCCTGCGCACCGCGCCCGGCCTGCGCATCCTGACGACCAGCCAGGAAGCCCTCGCCCTGGCCGGCGAGACCCTGTGGACGGTCCCCACCCTCGAACTCCAGGCGGCCGTCGAACTCTTCACCGCCCGCGCCGCCGCCACCGCGCCCGGCTTCGCCCTCCAGGCCGACAACCGCGAGAGCGTCGAGGCCATCTGCGCCCGCCTCGACGGCATCCCCCTCGCCCTCGAACTCGCCGCGACCCGCGTCCGCGCCCTCGGCGTGCGCGGCGTCCTCGACCGCCTCGACGACCGCTTCCGCCTCCTCAGCTCCGGCCGTCGGGGCGCCCCCGCCCGCCAGCAGACCCTGCGCGCCGTCATCGACTGGAGCTGGGAGCTGCTCGGCGCCCCCGAACGGGCCGTGCTGCGCCGCCTCGCCGTCCACGCCGAGGGCTGCACCCTGGAGGCCGCCGAGGAGGTGTGCGCGGGCGAGGACATCGACCCCGCCGACGTGCTCGACCTGCTCGCCCGCCTGGTCGACCGCTCCCTGCTGGCCCTCACGCCCACCCCGGCCGGCCCCCGCTACCGGCTGCTGGAGTCCGTGGCCGCGTACTGCGCCGAACGCCTCACCGAAGCCGGCGAGGAGCGGCCCGTGCGCGCCCGCCACCTCGCCCACCACCTGGCCCTCGCCGAGCGGGCCGCCCCCGCCCTGCTCGCCGCCGGGCAGCGCGACTGGCTGGAGCGCCTCGACACCGAGGCCGCCAACCTCCGCGCCGCCCTGGCGCACGCGCTGACCCTGGCGGGCGGCGTCGACGGAGCGGGGACCGTTGACGGCGTTAACGGCGTCAACGCCGTCAACGGTCCCGGCTCCGCAACCCCGGCCGGCGCCAACGCCCTTAACGGCGTCAATCGCGTTGACGGCGTTAACGCCGTTAAGGCCGGCACCGCCCAGGACGGTCCCGCCGACGCCGCCCTGCGCCTGGTCCGGGCCCTGTCCTGGTACTGGGTCCTGCGCGGCCGGCTCGGCGAAGGACGCCGCTTCCTGGAGGCGGCCCTCGCCGCCCCCGGCGAGGCCACACCCGCCCTGCGCGCCCGCGTCGAGGTCCTGCGTACCGGCTTCGCCATCATGGCCGGCGAGGGCGCCGACCGCGCCGACCGCATCCGCCGCTCCCTGCGCCCCTACGAGGACCAGCGGATCGGTACCGCACACGACCTCGCCCACGCCCGCTGGTTCCTGGGCCACGCCCTGTGCGGCACCGGCGACCTCACCTCCGGCCGCGACCTCACCGAACGCTCCCTCGAAGGCTTCGCCGCCGCCCGCGACGACTGGGGCACCGCCGCCGCCCTCGCCGACCGCTCCGCCCAACGCCTCCTGGCCGGCGACCTCGACGGCGCCGCCCGCGACGGCACCCGCAGCGCCGCCCTCTTCGCCGAACTCGGCGACGGCGCCGCCCGCCTCTGGTCCGTGTACCCCCTCGCCATGCTCGCGGAGATCCACGGCGACTACCCCGAGGCCACCCGGCTGCGCCGCGAGGGCCTCGACAGCGCCGAGCACCTCGGCCTGACCACCCAGGCCGCCGACCTCCTGTCGGGCCTCGGCCGCGGCGCCCTGCTGACCGGCGACCTCGACGCCGCCCGGGACCTGCACGAACGCTCCCGCCGGCTCGCCGCCGAACAGGGCTTCCAGGCCGGGGAGATCAACGCCGTCCTCGGCCTCGGTCTCGGCGCCCGCCGCGCCGGCGACCTCGACGAGGCCGAGGCCCACATGCGCCGCGTCCTCGACTGGCACCGCTCCGTCGGCCTCGACGGCGCCAACGCCCTGGTCCTGGCCGAACTCGGCTACGCCGCCGAACTGCGCGGCGACGCCGAAGCCGCCCTCGCCCTCCAGGAGGAAGGCCTCGCCATGGCCCGTACCACCGGAGACCCGCGCGCCCTCGCCCTGGCCCTCGAAGGCCTCTCCGGCGCCCACGCCCTGGCCGGCCGCCACACCACCGCGGCCGCCCTCCTCGGCGCCGCCGACGCCGCCCGCCGCTCCGCCGGCGCCCCCCTCCCCCCGGCCGAACGCGCCGACGTGGACCGCATCACCACCGCGGCCCACACCGCCCTGGGCCCGACCGCCTTCAAGGAGGCCTACGACCGGGGCGCCGGCCTCCCGGCCCCCACCGCCTACTCCGACCTCGTCACGAGATCCCGTACCACTGGCTGGCCCAGCCGGTGTTGA